AAAGAGTCAATTGCTTTGAAATCATCATAGAATATTGATTCATTAACAAGATTAAATGCCATATTAGTCAATAATCCCTATTTTTCTTCCAGTTTCTAAGATTGCATCAAAGTCTTTGTTTTCAGCTTTGATAAATCCACTTCTAGGGAAAGAGTTTAAGATTTTTTCATCTTTAATAGCAATTAATGCAGCTTGTAATTTTTTAGTAAATCCTTCACCATAAGTTGCATCTAAATCACCTCTTGCAGTGAAGTTATAATCAGGGTAACCTGGTGTTTGATAAATAATTTTTACTTTAGAAGTATCAATTTTACCAGCTGCTAACTCTTTTTTCCATACTTTATAGTTAACTGCACCAACTTCATAAGCACCACTTTGAACTAATGCAATAGTTTTTGAGTGATTTCCAGAGAATCCAACTTTTTCAAAAATCTCATTAGGAGCTTTGTTAAATGCTTGTCTAATAAAATATTCTGGCATTAATCTACCAGAAGTAGAACCTTTTGAACCAAAAGTAAATGTTTTACCTTCTACACCTGCTGGAATTTCTCGTGATTTTTCTAAACCAGTTGATGTATTTGCGATTAAGAATGAGTGGAAGTTAGGGTCTTCAACACCTTGTGCGATTGCAACTGCATTTGGAACAATAAGTCTTGCTCTAACACCAGATAATCCACCAAACCATGCTAATTGCACTTGGTTGTTTCTAAATGCTGCAATTGATGCAGAGTATGATTTAACAGGAATAAATTTCGCGTTAACACCTAATTCTTTTGATAAATAATCAGCTAGTAAAGAGAATCTCTCTTTTAATTTAGTTTCATCCTGGTCAGGAATCGCCGTAAATGCAAAATCTTTTGCAAAAAGTGAACTTACACATAAAAGTGCAATAAACAGTAGTTTTTTCATTTGTACTCCAAAATTTAATTGTTTTGAAGCATATGTAGTCATAAATTAATTTGCATGCATAGTTAATTTTTATGTCCAACCTAAGCCTTAGGTTATGCTTTTTAATGTCGTAACTATAGTAAACTGTAAATAAATTTCCACTTAAATAGTAAAAAAAATTTTACCTTACTTAAACTAGCTTTAAATAATTAATAAGTAAAATCTAAACAATATAAACCTATGGATTAGGTATACATAAATGTTTTATACTTACTTTTAACTTCAATTTATCTATACTTTCTCCATATAAAAATACAGGAATATTTTATGAGTGACGAATATAAATTAACCAAATTCGTTCAAGCTGCTGGTTGAGCTGCAAAAATGGGTCCGGGTGACCTTAAACAAACAATTTGTAGTTTAGTTCCATGTGATGACAAAGTGCTTGTTGGATTTGAGAATAATGATGATGCATCTGTATATAAATTAAATGATGAAGAAGGTCTAGTACAAACATTAGACTTTATTACACCAGTTGTAGATGATCCATATATTTATGGAAAAATTGCTGCAGCTAACTCTTTATCTGATGCTTTTGCAATGGGAGCAGACGTTAAAACTGCTTTAAATATTGTAGGTTTTGATAGAAAAAACCATGGTACAGAAGTACTAAGAGAGATGCTTAGAGGTGGAAATGAGAAAATTCAAGAGTGTGGTGGACTACTTATGGGTGGACACACAATTGAATCACCTGAAATGTATTATGGATTATCGGTTTCTGGATTAGTGCATCCAGATAAAATATTAAGAAATAATACTGCAAAAATAGGACATGTATTAGTTCTTACAAAACCTTTAGGTATGGGTATTTTAACAACAGCTATTAAAAGAGATGTAATAAGTGATAGTGCAAAAAAAGAGGCTATAAAAGTTATGGAAACATTAAACTATCTACCTGCAAAACTTTTAAAAGATTATGATGTTAGTGCTTGTACTGATATTACAGGATTTGGATTATTAGGTCATGCATTAGAAGCAACTGGTCCTTTTAACTCTTTTGCAATACATTGTGGAGTTGTACCTGTAGCACCAGAAGCTCAAGAACTTGGTGACCAAGGGGTAGTTCCAGGTGGTACAAAAAGAAATATGAAGTACCTTGAGGATAAAACAACTATTATGTGTCCAACGGATAAGTGTTATCAAATGTATTGTGATGCACAAACTTCTGGTGGGCTACTAATTGCAATGGATCCTGAAGATGCAAAAGAGTACGTAAAAAGAGTAGAAGAC
This window of the Arcobacter sp. F155 genome carries:
- a CDS encoding putative selenate ABC transporter substrate-binding protein; its protein translation is MKKLLFIALLCVSSLFAKDFAFTAIPDQDETKLKERFSLLADYLSKELGVNAKFIPVKSYSASIAAFRNNQVQLAWFGGLSGVRARLIVPNAVAIAQGVEDPNFHSFLIANTSTGLEKSREIPAGVEGKTFTFGSKGSTSGRLMPEYFIRQAFNKAPNEIFEKVGFSGNHSKTIALVQSGAYEVGAVNYKVWKKELAAGKIDTSKVKIIYQTPGYPDYNFTARGDLDATYGEGFTKKLQAALIAIKDEKILNSFPRSGFIKAENKDFDAILETGRKIGIID
- the selD gene encoding selenide, water dikinase SelD, which codes for MSDEYKLTKFVQAAGUAAKMGPGDLKQTICSLVPCDDKVLVGFENNDDASVYKLNDEEGLVQTLDFITPVVDDPYIYGKIAAANSLSDAFAMGADVKTALNIVGFDRKNHGTEVLREMLRGGNEKIQECGGLLMGGHTIESPEMYYGLSVSGLVHPDKILRNNTAKIGHVLVLTKPLGMGILTTAIKRDVISDSAKKEAIKVMETLNYLPAKLLKDYDVSACTDITGFGLLGHALEATGPFNSFAIHCGVVPVAPEAQELGDQGVVPGGTKRNMKYLEDKTTIMCPTDKCYQMYCDAQTSGGLLIAMDPEDAKEYVKRVEDLTYGYATIMGEVIPRGATPIIIY